A single region of the Salipaludibacillus sp. LMS25 genome encodes:
- a CDS encoding RtcB family protein: MYKEIKGVKVWGNPLESAVDQAVTCSQHGNVEQVLLMADHHKGYSQPVGGVVVYRNQISPSGVGYDIACGNKAVKTNVKYEDIRDQLSEIMDEIAQSISFGVGRSNREKVDHALFDDPDWEVYKEIGKQEHDKLKALAKKQLGTVGSGNHFVDLFVEEATGDVWVANHFGSRGFGHKTASGFMNLAKGAQFSDKVKGERMEDAPTLLELDSDIGDMYYRAMQLAGKYAYAGRDYAIQKVLDILQAEAVFSVHNHHNYAWKETHNDKEYVIVRKGATPSAPNQWGFVGGSMGDISVIIRGVDSEENRDAFYSTVHGAGRIMSRTEAAGKMNWKTRTRSGGKVTPEQMKQAIKRFGVELRGGGTDESPFVYKKLADVLEAHKQTVSIEHVLKPIGVCMAGEGEFDPYKD, encoded by the coding sequence GTGTACAAGGAAATAAAAGGCGTTAAAGTGTGGGGAAATCCACTAGAGAGTGCTGTTGATCAAGCAGTGACATGCTCTCAGCATGGAAATGTAGAACAAGTGCTTTTGATGGCTGATCATCATAAAGGCTATAGTCAACCGGTTGGCGGTGTTGTGGTATACCGAAATCAAATTTCTCCTTCAGGGGTTGGCTATGATATTGCGTGTGGGAACAAGGCTGTAAAAACAAATGTGAAATATGAAGATATAAGAGATCAGCTATCAGAGATTATGGATGAAATAGCGCAGTCCATATCTTTCGGTGTGGGTAGAAGTAATCGAGAAAAAGTAGATCACGCGCTTTTTGATGATCCTGATTGGGAGGTCTATAAAGAAATAGGTAAACAGGAGCATGACAAATTAAAAGCGCTGGCGAAAAAACAGCTAGGTACGGTAGGCAGTGGTAACCACTTTGTTGACCTTTTTGTTGAAGAAGCAACAGGTGATGTTTGGGTGGCAAACCATTTCGGGAGTAGGGGATTTGGACACAAAACAGCGAGTGGGTTTATGAATTTGGCCAAGGGAGCCCAGTTTTCCGATAAAGTTAAAGGGGAGCGGATGGAAGACGCTCCTACACTATTAGAGTTAGATTCAGACATTGGCGATATGTACTACCGGGCGATGCAGTTAGCAGGTAAGTATGCCTATGCTGGTCGAGATTACGCCATTCAAAAAGTGTTAGACATTTTGCAGGCAGAAGCTGTGTTTTCTGTACACAATCATCATAACTACGCGTGGAAGGAAACGCACAATGACAAAGAATATGTCATCGTTCGTAAAGGAGCAACGCCATCAGCACCAAACCAATGGGGGTTTGTAGGGGGAAGTATGGGTGACATTTCCGTCATCATTCGCGGTGTGGATAGTGAGGAAAATCGAGATGCTTTTTATAGTACTGTTCACGGAGCTGGACGAATCATGAGCCGTACAGAGGCAGCTGGGAAAATGAACTGGAAAACAAGAACGAGAAGTGGCGGAAAAGTGACACCGGAACAGATGAAGCAAGCGATTAAACGATTTGGTGTTGAATTACGTGGAGGCGGGACGGATGAAAGCCCGTTTGTGTATAAAAAATTAGCAGATGTTCTAGAGGCGCACAAACAGACAGTCAGCATCGAACATGTGTTAAAGCCAATTGGCGTGTGTATGGCAGGTGAAGGGGAATTTGATCCATATAAAGATTAG
- a CDS encoding GNAT family N-acetyltransferase: MMDFAFLDFGVIRGDEIDLHLIKTVPGKKEKNWVPAYHFNISLSGLSKPIGTIDIRIGYNENLYYGGHIGYSVNEEYRGNRYAAKAVLLLKRVAHAHEMEKLFITCNPDNIASRKTCEHIGANLLEVVDVPKDNDMYQRGEKQKCIYEWICP, from the coding sequence ATGATGGATTTTGCATTTTTGGATTTTGGTGTTATTAGAGGAGATGAGATTGATTTACATCTTATAAAAACAGTACCAGGAAAAAAGGAAAAGAACTGGGTTCCGGCTTATCATTTCAATATTTCTTTAAGTGGTTTATCCAAACCGATTGGGACAATAGATATTAGAATTGGATACAATGAAAACTTATATTATGGTGGTCATATTGGGTATTCAGTTAATGAGGAATATAGAGGTAATCGCTATGCTGCAAAAGCTGTATTACTTTTAAAGAGAGTGGCACATGCTCATGAAATGGAGAAACTATTCATTACGTGTAATCCAGACAACATCGCTTCAAGAAAAACATGCGAGCATATAGGAGCTAATCTTTTAGAAGTGGTTGATGTCCCAAAAGACAACGATATGTATCAGCGAGGAGAAAAGCAAAAATGTATATATGAATGGATATGTCCATAA
- a CDS encoding class I SAM-dependent methyltransferase, translating into MTSLYDSIGLTYDTTRQADPEITSRLRNHLQVPNGSKILDIACGTGNYTISLEKTGLNITGSDVSEEMIKKAKGKSSTVDWKVADVNKLPYKNNVFQGVTCTLAIHHFNELTTPFKEVFRVLDKGRFVIFTSSPEQMNNYWLKEYFPDAIEKSANQMPSVVKVSDILKTVGFNSVGHETFLIQPNLKDFFLYSGKYEPMMYLDEKVRSGISTFANLASIEEVEEGCNRLKKDIETDKIEDVLNDFSSDLGDYVYIVAEKK; encoded by the coding sequence ATGACATCTTTATACGATAGCATTGGCTTAACTTATGATACAACTCGTCAAGCTGATCCCGAAATTACAAGTCGGTTACGAAATCATTTGCAAGTACCTAATGGAAGCAAAATTCTCGATATTGCTTGTGGAACAGGAAATTATACTATTTCATTAGAAAAAACAGGATTAAACATAACTGGAAGTGATGTTTCGGAAGAGATGATTAAGAAAGCTAAAGGGAAATCAAGCACAGTAGATTGGAAAGTTGCGGATGTAAACAAACTACCTTATAAGAATAACGTTTTTCAAGGTGTAACTTGTACATTAGCCATTCACCATTTTAATGAACTTACAACTCCTTTTAAAGAGGTTTTTAGAGTTCTTGATAAAGGTAGATTTGTTATTTTTACGTCATCTCCTGAACAGATGAATAATTATTGGTTAAAAGAATATTTTCCAGACGCTATTGAAAAATCCGCCAATCAAATGCCGAGCGTAGTAAAAGTCAGCGATATATTAAAAACGGTTGGATTTAATAGTGTTGGCCATGAAACATTTTTAATACAACCTAATTTAAAAGATTTTTTCCTGTATAGTGGCAAGTATGAACCAATGATGTATTTAGATGAAAAAGTACGTTCAGGAATATCTACCTTTGCAAATTTGGCATCTATAGAGGAAGTGGAAGAAGGTTGTAATAGGCTGAAAAAGGACATTGAAACTGATAAGATAGAAGATGTTCTTAATGACTTTAGTAGTGACTTAGGTGATTATGTTTATATAGTTGCTGAAAAGAAATAG
- a CDS encoding DUF2178 domain-containing protein: protein MTKSWNVFLTLWAPIIFIITSIAFFFWGQNLWVIGILIIGIALNTLTDLKLKGTDVDEDERYKYIVLRSSDMSNRISGTVLIILTVVHFFFSPLEGSLILIILLLVHYVSEALSSILISNKS from the coding sequence ATGACTAAATCTTGGAATGTCTTTTTAACACTTTGGGCACCTATAATATTTATAATCACATCTATAGCTTTCTTTTTTTGGGGACAGAATCTTTGGGTGATTGGAATATTAATTATAGGAATTGCTCTTAACACCTTAACGGATTTAAAGTTAAAGGGAACTGACGTTGATGAGGATGAAAGATATAAATATATTGTTTTAAGAAGTTCTGATATGTCAAATAGAATTAGTGGGACCGTTTTAATAATTCTAACAGTAGTTCATTTTTTCTTTAGTCCATTAGAGGGTTCATTGATTCTGATTATTTTATTATTAGTACATTATGTTTCAGAAGCATTAAGTTCTATATTAATTAGTAATAAAAGTTAG
- a CDS encoding helix-turn-helix transcriptional regulator, which translates to MKNKMRELRKLKNLSQKSLSESLNVSRQTVISIENGKYDPSLKLGMKIADFFDSRVEEIFFLEE; encoded by the coding sequence ATAAAAAATAAAATGCGTGAATTAAGAAAACTTAAGAATTTATCACAGAAAAGTTTAAGTGAGTCTTTGAATGTTAGTAGGCAAACAGTTATTTCAATTGAAAATGGAAAGTATGATCCATCACTTAAATTAGGGATGAAAATAGCTGATTTTTTTGATAGTAGAGTAGAAGAAATATTTTTTCTGGAGGAATAG
- a CDS encoding sigma-70 family RNA polymerase sigma factor translates to MKREAIEFVSKARKGDIKAFEYLINLEKDKLYRLAFTYVKNEEDALEIFQETVVKALEKMSGLKNEHYFSTWLTKILINTSMDHLNFKKKLRHFDENESAEKIIEDIKGDIEGAMDLIDAFKQINPKSKSVLYLRYYKDLKVNEIAKILDWPSGTVKTTIHRGLAELKYMLEGKKT, encoded by the coding sequence GTGAAAAGGGAGGCTATTGAGTTTGTATCAAAAGCAAGAAAAGGTGATATTAAGGCTTTTGAGTATTTAATTAACTTAGAGAAAGATAAACTTTATAGATTGGCTTTCACTTATGTGAAAAATGAAGAGGACGCATTAGAAATTTTTCAAGAAACTGTAGTCAAAGCGCTTGAAAAAATGTCAGGATTAAAAAATGAACACTATTTTAGTACATGGCTAACAAAAATATTAATTAACACCTCAATGGATCATCTTAATTTCAAAAAAAAATTAAGACACTTTGATGAGAATGAAAGTGCTGAAAAAATTATTGAAGACATTAAAGGTGATATTGAAGGGGCAATGGATTTAATTGATGCCTTTAAGCAAATCAATCCAAAAAGTAAATCAGTTCTATACTTAAGATATTATAAAGATTTAAAAGTGAATGAGATTGCAAAGATATTAGATTGGCCTTCCGGAACAGTAAAAACAACTATTCATCGAGGTCTTGCAGAATTAAAATATATGTTAGAAGGGAAGAAAACATAA
- the istA gene encoding IS21 family transposase: protein MLAVAQIDYIRHEVNQKGKKYAGVAKSMGIDPRTVTKYANKEEFEARQPQKRKARVMDPVKPILDKWIKEDLKKKKKNHRTAKKMFEQLVTFHSFEGSDRSVRDYVSKRKKELADYHKEAALPLESIPGTAQVDFGTAPFKYQAEVIDLPYLVMSFPFSNTFYFQVFPSENTECLLEGLQRMFSHMGGVPATIRFDNLSPAVKKIKSKGNRDLTDTFERFVLHYGFKYEFCNPGKGNEKGHVEAMVKYVRNNFLLPECTVVNLDSFNETLWGLAEQDRERLHYKKQGLQSALFREDEKAWLLLPEKPFDCAHYKKAKADKYGIVTVDNKEYSTSPRFAGQSVKLQITYNSIVVLNEDNEVIVKHHRLYGVKRRSMVWQPYLDLLSKRPKAIKYSSIYDHFPYTWSKYLKDCTEEEQKSALRLLGKLLKNNDFTLLNKALEMASFHGHPNTDQIKHCFYSLLNQNESYKTIRPQFKLPDVPQATRGLSHYDSFFQEGGGANE from the coding sequence ATGTTAGCAGTGGCACAAATTGATTATATCAGACATGAAGTGAATCAAAAAGGTAAAAAGTATGCCGGTGTGGCAAAGAGCATGGGGATCGATCCCCGTACGGTTACAAAGTATGCAAATAAGGAAGAATTCGAGGCTAGACAGCCTCAGAAACGTAAAGCAAGAGTTATGGATCCTGTGAAGCCTATTTTAGATAAATGGATCAAGGAGGATCTGAAAAAGAAAAAGAAGAACCATCGTACGGCTAAGAAAATGTTTGAGCAGTTAGTAACGTTTCATAGTTTCGAAGGTTCAGATCGATCAGTTAGGGATTATGTTTCTAAACGAAAAAAGGAACTAGCGGATTATCATAAAGAAGCTGCCCTCCCTCTTGAATCAATTCCAGGAACAGCTCAAGTGGATTTTGGGACAGCCCCTTTTAAATATCAAGCAGAGGTTATCGACCTTCCGTATTTAGTCATGTCATTCCCGTTTAGTAATACGTTTTATTTTCAGGTGTTTCCTTCGGAAAATACAGAGTGCTTACTAGAAGGATTACAACGAATGTTTAGTCATATGGGCGGAGTGCCAGCAACAATCCGGTTTGATAATTTATCCCCTGCGGTGAAAAAGATAAAGAGCAAAGGGAACCGGGATCTCACCGACACGTTTGAACGCTTTGTCCTGCATTATGGTTTTAAGTATGAGTTCTGTAATCCAGGCAAAGGAAACGAAAAAGGTCATGTGGAAGCCATGGTTAAGTACGTTCGTAATAATTTTCTTCTTCCGGAGTGTACTGTCGTTAACCTTGATTCGTTTAATGAAACTTTGTGGGGACTGGCAGAACAGGATCGGGAACGACTGCATTATAAAAAACAAGGTCTACAATCCGCGTTGTTTAGAGAAGATGAGAAAGCGTGGCTGCTTCTTCCGGAGAAACCCTTCGATTGTGCACATTATAAGAAAGCGAAAGCAGATAAATATGGGATTGTCACAGTGGACAACAAGGAATACTCCACTTCCCCTCGATTTGCGGGACAGAGCGTAAAACTACAGATCACTTATAACTCTATTGTCGTATTGAACGAGGATAACGAGGTGATTGTGAAACATCACCGCTTATACGGTGTGAAGAGGAGATCCATGGTATGGCAGCCTTATCTTGATCTTCTTTCGAAGCGCCCAAAAGCCATTAAGTATTCAAGTATATACGATCACTTTCCTTATACCTGGTCAAAATATTTAAAAGACTGTACGGAGGAAGAACAAAAATCAGCCTTACGGCTTTTAGGAAAATTGCTTAAAAATAATGATTTCACCCTTTTAAATAAAGCTTTAGAGATGGCATCTTTCCACGGGCATCCGAACACCGACCAGATTAAACATTGTTTTTATTCGTTACTGAACCAAAATGAAAGTTATAAGACTATCAGGCCACAATTTAAGCTGCCTGATGTCCCACAAGCGACTCGGGGGCTCTCTCATTATGATTCCTTCTTCCAGGAAGGTGGTGGCGCAAATGAATGA
- the istB gene encoding IS21-like element helper ATPase IstB, with protein sequence MNEQIENYAKRLKLSWIRENYKDIKADTHEEYLLKLFEKEVENREERKINLLLSQAQLPKTGTQPFQWEHIQIPQGIDRSTVLNGSFIKEKENLILYGGVGTGKTYLATLISLNAIHRFGSRVKFFTVAALVNKLIEENQKGSLPKFMKQIEKLDLLVLDELGYIPLNKEGAELLFQVISMCYENRSIVITTNLQFGQWNHVFGDPILTEAVIDRLIHHSHLLVFTGDSFRYKESLLHQ encoded by the coding sequence ATGAATGAGCAGATTGAGAATTATGCCAAACGACTAAAGTTAAGCTGGATTCGAGAGAACTATAAAGACATAAAAGCAGATACACACGAAGAATATCTTCTCAAGCTATTTGAAAAAGAAGTGGAAAACCGCGAAGAACGTAAAATTAATTTATTACTCAGCCAGGCCCAGTTGCCAAAGACAGGCACCCAACCATTCCAGTGGGAACACATTCAAATTCCACAAGGAATTGACCGGTCAACTGTATTAAATGGCAGCTTTATTAAAGAGAAGGAAAACCTCATTTTATATGGTGGAGTCGGCACTGGCAAAACCTATTTGGCAACGTTAATATCCTTAAATGCCATACATCGTTTTGGCAGTCGTGTGAAGTTCTTTACGGTGGCAGCTTTAGTTAATAAGTTGATTGAAGAAAATCAGAAAGGATCGCTTCCGAAGTTTATGAAACAGATTGAAAAGCTTGATCTCCTGGTTCTTGATGAACTGGGGTACATCCCTCTTAATAAAGAAGGGGCCGAGCTGTTATTTCAGGTCATTTCCATGTGTTATGAAAACCGTAGTATTGTCATCACAACAAACCTGCAATTTGGTCAATGGAATCATGTTTTTGGGGATCCGATCCTCACGGAAGCAGTCATTGACCGATTAATTCACCACTCTCATTTACTGGTGTTTACCGGAGACAGCTTTCGTTACAAAGAATCATTACTACATCAATAA
- a CDS encoding tyrosine-type recombinase/integrase, giving the protein MAYFLHKQNDRWLLSNVVRDYFKEVCKQANVPFLSPHALRHTHAVHLLESGANIKYVSERLGHKSVKVTADTYLHVTEKIENEALDLYSDYINF; this is encoded by the coding sequence GTGGCTTATTTTTTACATAAGCAGAACGATAGGTGGCTCCTTTCAAATGTTGTAAGGGACTATTTTAAAGAAGTATGTAAACAGGCTAACGTTCCATTTTTGAGTCCTCACGCTCTAAGACATACGCACGCCGTTCATCTCCTGGAGTCCGGCGCAAATATAAAATACGTATCTGAGCGACTCGGACACAAGAGTGTTAAAGTCACTGCAGACACGTATTTACATGTTACTGAGAAGATAGAGAATGAAGCTCTAGATCTTTACTCAGATTATATTAATTTCTGA
- the sufB gene encoding Fe-S cluster assembly protein SufB: protein MAKEMPEISDYQYGFSDKDVSIFRSKKGLTREIVEEISRMKDEPQWMLDFRLKSLEQFYKMPMPQWGGNLAELDFDEITYYVKPSEKSERSWDEVPEEIKNTFDKLGIPEAEQKYLAGVSAQYESEVVYHNMQEDLEALGVIFKDTDTALKEDEEIFRKHFGTVIPPSDNKFSALNSAVWSGGSFIYVPKGVKTDTPLQAYFRINSENMGQFERTLIIADEDSSVHYVEGCTAPVYTTNSLHSAVVEIIVKKDAYCRYTTIQNWAPNVFNLVTKRAVAEENAVMEWVDGNIGSKLTMKYPAVVMKGRGARGNVLSIAIAGKGQHQDAGAKMHHLAPDCSSTIVSKSISKQGGKVSYRGICHFGRKSERSKANIECDTLIMDNQSTSDTIPYNEILNNDITLEHEATVSKVSEEQLFYLMSRGISEQEATEMIVMGFIEPFTKELPMEYAVEMNRLIKFEMEGSIG from the coding sequence ATGGCGAAAGAAATGCCAGAAATCAGTGACTATCAGTACGGATTTTCAGATAAAGACGTGTCGATATTCCGTTCAAAAAAAGGACTAACTCGTGAAATCGTTGAGGAGATCTCCCGTATGAAGGATGAACCTCAATGGATGTTAGATTTCCGTTTGAAGTCACTAGAACAATTTTATAAAATGCCAATGCCACAATGGGGTGGAAATTTGGCAGAATTGGATTTTGATGAAATTACGTACTATGTTAAGCCATCTGAAAAATCTGAGCGTTCATGGGATGAAGTACCAGAAGAGATCAAAAACACGTTCGATAAATTAGGTATTCCAGAAGCTGAGCAAAAATACCTTGCAGGTGTTTCCGCACAGTATGAATCCGAAGTCGTCTATCACAATATGCAAGAGGACCTTGAAGCCCTTGGTGTTATCTTTAAAGATACCGATACGGCTTTAAAAGAAGACGAAGAGATTTTCCGAAAGCACTTTGGCACAGTTATCCCGCCATCTGATAACAAATTTTCTGCTCTTAATTCAGCAGTTTGGTCCGGAGGGTCATTCATTTATGTACCGAAGGGTGTTAAAACAGACACGCCATTACAAGCTTATTTCCGCATCAATTCTGAAAACATGGGGCAATTTGAGCGTACACTTATTATTGCAGATGAGGACAGCTCTGTGCACTACGTTGAAGGCTGTACAGCGCCTGTTTATACAACAAATTCATTGCACAGTGCAGTCGTTGAAATTATCGTTAAAAAGGACGCTTACTGTCGTTACACAACCATCCAAAACTGGGCGCCTAACGTGTTTAATCTCGTTACAAAGCGTGCAGTAGCAGAAGAGAATGCTGTTATGGAATGGGTAGATGGCAATATTGGGTCTAAGCTGACCATGAAGTATCCAGCTGTTGTCATGAAAGGCCGCGGTGCTCGTGGAAATGTTCTTTCAATTGCCATCGCTGGTAAAGGCCAGCACCAAGATGCTGGGGCGAAAATGCATCATTTAGCACCAGACTGTTCATCAACAATTGTCTCTAAATCCATCTCTAAGCAAGGTGGTAAAGTATCTTACAGAGGAATCTGTCACTTTGGGCGCAAATCAGAACGCTCAAAAGCAAATATTGAGTGTGATACGTTAATTATGGATAACCAATCCACATCGGATACTATCCCATATAACGAGATCCTCAATAATGACATCACGCTTGAGCATGAGGCCACAGTCTCTAAAGTATCAGAAGAGCAGCTGTTCTACTTGATGAGCCGCGGTATTTCTGAACAAGAAGCCACCGAAATGATCGTCATGGGCTTCATCGAACCATTTACAAAAGAACTACCGATGGAATACGCAGTGGAAATGAACCGTCTGATTAAGTTCGAGATGGAAGGTAGTATTGGTTAA
- the sufU gene encoding Fe-S cluster assembly sulfur transfer protein SufU gives MSLGNQLDTLYRQVIMDHYKNPRNRGELEGDSLKVNMNNPTCGDRIQLQMQVNEGKIEDAKFVGEGCSISLSSASMMTQAVKGRPVEEALQMSEIFSKMMLGEEYDEGHFDLGDIEALQGVAKFPARIKCATLAWKAMEKGLGEDEKEDA, from the coding sequence ATGTCTTTAGGTAATCAACTAGACACACTGTATCGTCAAGTGATTATGGATCATTACAAAAACCCTCGAAATCGCGGAGAGCTTGAGGGCGACTCCTTGAAAGTGAATATGAACAACCCTACCTGTGGTGATCGTATTCAATTACAGATGCAAGTGAACGAAGGGAAAATAGAAGATGCCAAGTTTGTTGGTGAAGGCTGCTCAATCAGTCTTTCCTCAGCGTCTATGATGACGCAAGCTGTGAAAGGGCGTCCAGTGGAAGAAGCGCTGCAAATGTCTGAGATCTTCTCGAAAATGATGCTTGGAGAAGAGTACGATGAAGGTCATTTTGATTTAGGAGATATTGAAGCTTTACAAGGAGTGGCGAAATTTCCTGCACGAATTAAGTGTGCCACGTTAGCTTGGAAAGCGATGGAAAAAGGCTTGGGGGAAGATGAGAAAGAAGACGCCTAA
- a CDS encoding cysteine desulfurase: MDIQAIREQFPILQQEVNGHPLVYLDSAATSQKPKQVIDAVDHYYNAYNSNVHRGVHTLGSLATDGYEGARDTVRQFINAKSVEQVIFLRGTTTAINTVAVSYGRANVGPDDEIVITPMEHHSNIIPWQQLAKATGATLKYIPLEDDGTISLDKVEETVTDKTKIVSVAHVSNVLGTINPIKEIADITHKSGAVIMVDGAQAVPHMKVDVQELDVDFYAFSGHKMCGPTGIGVLYGKKHLLKKMEPVEFGGEMIDFVDLYESTWKELPWKFEGGTPIIAGAIGLAEAMRFLDTVGMDNIKKYEQELASYAISELDKIEGITVYGPKKRAGVVTFNCDDVHPHDVATVLDAEGVAVRAGHHCAQPLMRWLDVTATARASFYLYNTKEDVDAFVKALIKTKEYFGDVFR, encoded by the coding sequence ATGGATATTCAAGCCATTCGTGAACAATTCCCGATTCTTCAGCAGGAAGTTAATGGTCATCCGCTTGTTTATTTAGACAGTGCTGCCACATCTCAAAAGCCGAAGCAGGTTATTGATGCGGTGGATCACTATTATAATGCATACAATTCTAACGTGCACCGGGGCGTTCATACTCTCGGCTCACTGGCTACTGATGGATACGAAGGTGCCCGTGATACGGTTCGCCAATTTATTAATGCGAAAAGCGTTGAGCAAGTGATTTTTCTAAGAGGGACCACAACAGCTATTAATACCGTAGCTGTAAGTTACGGAAGAGCCAATGTTGGTCCTGATGATGAGATTGTCATTACACCGATGGAGCACCACAGCAATATTATTCCTTGGCAGCAACTAGCTAAAGCTACAGGCGCTACGTTAAAATACATTCCTTTAGAGGACGATGGAACGATTTCACTTGATAAAGTGGAAGAAACCGTCACAGATAAAACGAAGATCGTTTCTGTTGCTCATGTTTCAAATGTTCTTGGAACAATTAATCCCATTAAAGAGATAGCTGACATTACTCATAAATCAGGGGCTGTTATCATGGTTGATGGGGCACAAGCTGTTCCACATATGAAAGTGGACGTCCAAGAGTTAGATGTGGACTTTTACGCTTTTTCAGGACACAAGATGTGCGGCCCGACTGGTATCGGTGTTCTTTACGGCAAAAAGCACCTTCTAAAGAAGATGGAACCTGTGGAATTTGGTGGAGAGATGATTGACTTTGTTGATCTATACGAATCCACATGGAAAGAGTTACCGTGGAAGTTTGAAGGTGGGACGCCAATTATTGCAGGGGCTATCGGACTTGCTGAAGCGATGAGATTTTTAGACACAGTCGGTATGGATAATATTAAAAAGTATGAACAAGAATTGGCATCGTATGCTATAAGTGAGCTGGATAAAATAGAGGGAATCACTGTCTATGGTCCTAAAAAACGGGCAGGTGTTGTCACATTTAACTGTGATGATGTTCACCCGCATGATGTTGCAACTGTCTTAGATGCTGAAGGGGTTGCTGTAAGGGCTGGTCACCATTGCGCTCAGCCACTTATGAGATGGTTAGATGTCACTGCTACTGCAAGAGCTAGCTTTTATCTTTATAATACTAAAGAAGATGTGGATGCTTTCGTTAAAGCATTAATAAAAACAAAGGAGTATTTTGGAGATGTCTTTAGGTAA
- the sufD gene encoding Fe-S cluster assembly protein SufD translates to MTTEITFPVNQQDITSFSKDRNEPQWFSDLRLTALDKALNLELPKPDKTKITKWNFTSCDFDAKVEESNRFSLLSEGVRSLIGDEKNIQNLLAQKNGVTTYKALHDDLNNKGVIFTDLKTALQEHEELVKKYFMKDAISLDENRLTALHAALVNGGIFIYVPKNMEVELPLQAVYSHEGDFGLFNHVLIVADENSSLTYVENYLSEGSSAEAVANIVSEVYVENGAVVRYGAVDNLTETVTTYVNRRGQVTGRDAQLYWALGQMNDGNTVSENTTYLVGEGSYGDTKTVSIGRGKQSQNFTTNIIHFGKHSDGQILKHGVMKDAATSIFNGVSKIEHGATKANGEQTERVLMLSEKARGDANPILLIDEDDVTAGHAASVGKIDPVQMFYLMSRGLSRKEAERLIIHGFLEPVVGELPIESVKEQLYDVIERKVY, encoded by the coding sequence ATGACGACGGAAATAACGTTTCCAGTAAATCAACAAGATATTACAAGCTTCTCTAAAGACCGCAATGAACCCCAATGGTTCTCTGACCTTCGTCTAACGGCTTTAGATAAAGCTTTAAACCTTGAATTGCCCAAACCAGATAAAACGAAAATTACGAAATGGAATTTCACATCATGTGATTTTGATGCGAAAGTTGAAGAAAGTAATCGCTTCTCCCTACTATCAGAAGGTGTCCGCTCTTTAATTGGGGATGAGAAAAACATTCAGAACCTACTAGCACAAAAAAATGGTGTGACAACCTATAAAGCCCTTCACGATGATTTAAATAATAAAGGTGTTATTTTTACAGATCTAAAAACGGCCTTGCAAGAACATGAAGAGCTCGTGAAGAAATATTTTATGAAAGATGCTATTTCTTTAGATGAAAATCGCCTAACAGCCCTTCACGCAGCTTTAGTCAACGGTGGTATTTTTATTTATGTCCCTAAAAATATGGAAGTTGAGTTACCTCTCCAAGCCGTGTATTCACATGAAGGGGACTTCGGATTATTTAATCACGTTCTCATTGTGGCAGACGAAAACAGTAGCTTGACATATGTTGAAAATTATTTATCCGAAGGCTCTTCAGCTGAAGCAGTGGCTAACATCGTGTCTGAAGTGTATGTTGAAAACGGTGCTGTCGTTCGATATGGGGCAGTAGATAATTTAACAGAAACAGTGACGACGTATGTCAATCGCCGTGGGCAGGTAACTGGTAGAGATGCACAGTTATACTGGGCGCTCGGGCAAATGAATGATGGCAACACTGTATCTGAGAACACCACCTACCTCGTTGGTGAGGGCTCTTATGGTGATACGAAGACGGTGTCCATTGGCCGAGGGAAACAATCTCAAAATTTCACCACAAATATTATCCATTTCGGAAAACATTCCGATGGGCAAATTCTAAAGCACGGCGTTATGAAAGATGCTGCTACGTCAATTTTTAATGGCGTTTCCAAAATTGAACATGGTGCCACCAAAGCGAACGGCGAACAAACTGAGCGTGTTCTCATGCTGAGTGAAAAGGCAAGAGGCGACGCCAACCCAATTCTTCTCATTGATGAAGATGATGTAACAGCAGGACATGCGGCCTCTGTAGGAAAAATAGATCCTGTGCAAATGTTCTATCTCATGAGCCGTGGGCTTTCTCGAAAAGAAGCTGAACGTCTTATTATTCATGGCTTCTTAGAGCCTGTAGTAGGTGAGCTTCCGATCGAATCAGTTAAAGAGCAACTGTATGATGTCATCGAAAGGAAAGTTTATTAA